Proteins encoded together in one Carya illinoinensis cultivar Pawnee chromosome 3, C.illinoinensisPawnee_v1, whole genome shotgun sequence window:
- the LOC122305687 gene encoding S-type anion channel SLAH4-like yields MAEKQSQPQIEIAIDVNQISCRSTTLPHLEASIIEKPPSSVLSKFHAGYFRISLSLCSQALMWKTLGDPVDDPHAFRQVFSMLPPTAFALLWSLALFTLLSQSVLYILRCLFRFQLVKKEFFHPVGVNYLFAPWISWLLLLQSSPFISPSSILCQTLCCAFVVPVLVLDVKLYGQWFTKGPWLLWTMANPTSQISVIGNLVGAMAAARMDWTESAVFMFSLGIIHYLVLFVTLYQRLSGSNSLPEMLTPTFFMFIAAPSMASLAWCSISGRLDVASKMLFFLSLFLFFSLVCRPALFKKSMRKFSIAWWAYSFPLTVLALASTEYAQGVTGNIAHTLMLLLTAVSVLVTFALLVITALSSNILFSSKLTNPVRGPAIITSTTTTSTASIS; encoded by the exons ATGGCTGAGAAACAATCCCAACCCCAAATTGAGATCGCCATTGACGTAAACCAGATCAGTTGTCGCAGTACAACGCTACCCCATCTTGAAGCTTCGATTATTGAAAAACCCCCATCAAGTGTGTTGTCTAAATTTCATGCAGGCTACTTTAGGATTAGCCTCTCTCTCTGCAGCCAGGCCTTGATGTGGAAGACCCTGGGAGATCCAGTAGACGATCCACACGCTTTTCGGCAAGTCTTTTCAATGCTACCTCCTACGGCTTTCGCCCTTTTATGGTCACTGGCTCTATTCACACTACTTTCCCAATCTGTTCTCTACATTCTAAGATGCTTGTTTCGGTTTCAGTTGGTTAAGAAAGAGTTCTTCCACCCTGTTGGAGTGAACTACCTGTTTGCTCCATGGATTTCATGGCTCCTCTTGCTCCAATCATCACCCTTCATTTCTCCAAGCAGTATTCTTTGTCAAACACTCTGTTGCGCATTTGTTGTCCCGGTGTTGGTGCTAGACGTAAAGCTCTATGGCCAGTGGTTTACGAAAGGGCCGTGGTTGTTGTGGACGATGGCTAATCCAACAAGTCAAATATCGGTGATAGGAAACTTGGTGGGGGCCATGGCAGCAGCCAGAATGGACTGGACAGAGAGTGCAGTGTTTATGTTTTCGTTGGGCATAATACATTATCTGGTGCTATTTGTCACACTATATCAGAGGCTATCGGGAAGCAACAGTCTTCCGGAAATGCTGACGCCCACCTTCTTTATGTTCATAGCGGCTCCAAGCATGGCAAGCTTAGCCTGGTGCTCCATTTCTGGAAGGCTTGACGTTGCATCCAAGATGCTATTCTTTCTCTCACtgttcctcttcttctccttg GTTTGTAGGCCAGCCCTATTCAAGAAATCGATGAGGAAGTTCAGCATAGCATGGTGGGCATACTCGTTCCCATTGACGGTGCTGGCACTGGCCTCGACGGAGTATGCGCAAGGGGTGACAGGCAACATAGCGCATACCTTAATGCTTCTACTAACAGCAGTCTCAGTGTTGGTCACTTTTGCCTTGCTGGTTATCACTGCACTCAGTTCTAATATACTGTTCTCCAGCAAATTAACAAATCCGGTTCGAGGTCCCGCCATAATCACCAGTACTACTACTACTTCAACGGCATCAATATCATGA